DNA sequence from the Elusimicrobiota bacterium genome:
CCCGCAAGTATAAACAAAAATACTTTTAGTTTAGTCATAAAATTATATTTTTTTATTGAATTTTTTTATTCAGTTTAATCATGCTAAATATAAGAATGCCGCATATAAAAATAATTGATATTATTAATCCGATTTTATAAGAGCCCGGCATATATATCTGCCATATCCTATTTTCCCCTTCTACAATTTCAAATTTCCGGAAACCTTCGTTTGAGGAATAAGTAGGAACGCTTTTTTTATTTATATATGTTTTCCATCCGGGAAGGTAGGTTTCATTAAAAGTTATCTCTGTTTTTTTATCTGAATTAATAACTGCCAGTATTTTTCCAAAAGATATTGAAATATTTCTTACTTTCGTTTCAGGCGTAAAAAGTGTATTTTCCGGAACATCTTTAATGCTGTATATATTTAATGATGTAAAAGGTTCCAGCTTATAGCCGGAATCATTATTAAGTTTATTCTTACATATTAAATATTTGACTCCCAGTTTTTTGTAAAAAGGAATAGCTTCCCGCGGATTCTTTTGCGTATAAGCCGCATTTACTAAACCGGAAATTAACGAAGGAGCCAGGGGCTCTCCAATGCCGTATGCATAGGGGATATGATAAGGCAGGCATACCAGACCGTATAAAAAGCTCCTTGCCTTTTGCCAACCTTCCATAAGATTTTTTGCTTTTAAAGAGCGGCCAGTTTCAGTGCCCGGACTTAATATAAATCTGGAATATTTTAGATTTTTTTCAAAAAAACCAACAGTATCCGGTTTTATGGAAAAATAAGAATCGTTTATTTTGGGTTGGAAATTCCAAGGAATCACAAGCAATTCAACTGTAAAAAGTAAAACTAACAAAGGCGCAGGACGAAAATTTTTAAGACTTTCCTGAAAAAGCAGTATTATTCCAACAATTGAAAAAATCATGAGTTTAAAAGGATATCTAATCACTATAAAACTAAAAAAGTGTTTGTAAAACCAAGGATATATTGGAGTGGAATCACCCAATGAAAATAAAATTCCCATAACTAAAAGAAAAAAACCTAATACTTTAGTCCT
Encoded proteins:
- a CDS encoding YfhO family protein, whose protein sequence is MINYSLKKIFNPIIFFALIVTVFFFDIIFLGKTYFLRDLTFIFHPWKMFVTQYIQIGKMPLWNHYAFCGMPHLANWQSAVFYPFSMFFSFFNFVIALKLYFIVNMFIGGMFVYLFSRQNKLTKWQSIATAILFSLNGYMITKIEFLSYFGANIWIFALLLFRKNPIILGLAISFAFFAGHQIFFCILMILIFYFFMDFNVIKTKSILKNLILAGFISLGIVACQILPTIELAKYSERAAKGIEPIIAMFYSLKYSDLFNFLSPYLSLDKNAFYIGEKFGWTKSFYVGFIVFAFILWKTLTLPLNRTKVLGFFLLVMGILFSLGDSTPIYPWFYKHFFSFIVIRYPFKLMIFSIVGIILLFQESLKNFRPAPLLVLLFTVELLVIPWNFQPKINDSYFSIKPDTVGFFEKNLKYSRFILSPGTETGRSLKAKNLMEGWQKARSFLYGLVCLPYHIPYAYGIGEPLAPSLISGLVNAAYTQKNPREAIPFYKKLGVKYLICKNKLNNDSGYKLEPFTSLNIYSIKDVPENTLFTPETKVRNISISFGKILAVINSDKKTEITFNETYLPGWKTYINKKSVPTYSSNEGFRKFEIVEGENRIWQIYMPGSYKIGLIISIIFICGILIFSMIKLNKKIQ